One region of Jatrophihabitans cynanchi genomic DNA includes:
- the mgtA gene encoding magnesium-translocating P-type ATPase, translated as MTTPSPDLDVSSAATLPAEQVAERLGTTERGLTSAQVRERQLRYGQNAVASHRTRALVVLGRQLRSPLLFLLVAAAAASYFVGERSDAVIIAVIVTLSVGLGFGNEYRAERAAESLHSQVQHRTFAVRDGGAVEVDVRELVPGDIVELRLGDIVPADLRLLAVTALECEELVLTGESLPVPKLPGPVAPGTSLAELTSCALMGTVVHAGTGRGVVVSTGPRTEFGRIAVGLSTHHLDTEFQVGLRRFSMLLVYVAAVLTTSIFVANVALHRPVIDALLFSLAIAVGITPQLLPAVVATSLAAGSRRMRRRRVLVKRLVCIEDLGDVDLLFTDKTGTLTDGRISFMRAVPAPGSDASAVLRWGLLSTDVGANALDDALWTSPAAAAGRDLLDGYRRLDTLPFDHQRRLVSMIVADAAGTRTLVTKGAPETVLQRCVDVPDAARAALAAEFAAGNRVVAVGLRPAPAEGIPIAAAECELELVGLLVFLDPPKAGAGAALKRLSDLGVGVKVLTGDSAPVALKVCADLGLTGGGALSGTDLDYLDDAGLAAAIATTTVFARVSPEQKARIVRVQRRSGGDVAFLGDGVNDALALHAADVGISVDSGTDVAKDAADVILLEKDLDVLADGVAEGRRIFANTIKYVLMGTSSNFGNMFSAAGASLFLHFLPMLPSQILLNNLLYDAGQLAIPTDDVDEEQLRRPSHWDLGLIRRFMLVFGPISSIFDFATFAVMLWVFDAGPAEFRSGWFVESLATQSLVVFAIRTRRVPFVRSRPSLPLTLTALGAAGIGALLPLTPLGHVLGFWALPMGFFATLAAMVVVYLVLIEFGKRLFYAHERAEVPPHAPKPGRHLRRRASYFSTASRDRSPGPGDATR; from the coding sequence ATGACGACGCCGTCGCCCGACCTCGACGTGAGCTCGGCGGCCACGCTGCCCGCCGAGCAGGTCGCCGAACGACTCGGGACGACCGAGCGCGGCCTCACGAGCGCGCAGGTGCGCGAACGGCAACTGCGTTACGGCCAGAACGCGGTGGCCTCGCACCGGACGCGTGCCCTGGTCGTGCTCGGCAGACAACTGCGCTCGCCGTTGCTGTTCCTGCTGGTCGCGGCCGCGGCCGCCTCGTACTTCGTCGGCGAACGCTCCGATGCGGTCATCATCGCGGTGATCGTGACACTGTCGGTCGGTCTCGGCTTCGGCAACGAATACCGGGCCGAGCGCGCCGCCGAGTCCTTGCACTCGCAGGTGCAGCACCGCACGTTCGCCGTTCGTGACGGCGGTGCGGTCGAGGTCGACGTTCGCGAGCTGGTGCCCGGCGACATCGTCGAGTTGCGGCTCGGCGACATCGTGCCGGCCGATCTGCGGCTGCTCGCCGTGACCGCGCTGGAGTGCGAGGAGTTGGTGCTGACCGGCGAATCACTGCCGGTGCCGAAGTTGCCGGGCCCGGTTGCTCCCGGAACATCGCTCGCCGAGCTGACGTCGTGCGCGTTGATGGGCACGGTGGTGCACGCGGGCACCGGGCGCGGTGTGGTCGTGAGCACCGGCCCGCGCACCGAGTTCGGCCGGATCGCGGTCGGCCTGAGTACCCATCATCTCGACACCGAGTTCCAGGTCGGGCTGCGGCGCTTCTCGATGCTGCTGGTCTACGTCGCGGCGGTGCTGACGACCTCGATCTTCGTGGCCAACGTCGCGCTGCACCGACCGGTCATCGACGCGTTGCTGTTCTCGCTCGCGATCGCCGTCGGCATCACGCCGCAACTGCTGCCGGCGGTGGTCGCCACGAGCCTGGCGGCCGGGTCCCGACGGATGCGTCGGCGCCGGGTGCTGGTCAAGCGGCTGGTGTGCATCGAGGATCTCGGCGACGTCGATCTGCTGTTCACCGACAAGACCGGCACGCTCACGGACGGTCGGATCAGCTTCATGCGCGCGGTGCCGGCGCCCGGTAGCGACGCGTCGGCCGTGTTGCGCTGGGGCCTGTTGTCGACGGACGTCGGTGCGAATGCGCTGGACGACGCGCTATGGACCTCACCTGCTGCCGCGGCCGGGCGGGACCTGCTGGACGGGTACCGCCGGCTCGACACGCTGCCGTTCGACCATCAGCGCCGGCTGGTGTCGATGATCGTGGCGGACGCCGCTGGCACGCGGACGCTGGTCACGAAGGGCGCGCCGGAGACGGTGCTGCAGCGCTGCGTCGACGTGCCTGACGCGGCGCGTGCAGCGCTTGCCGCGGAGTTCGCCGCAGGCAATCGCGTGGTCGCGGTCGGGCTGCGTCCCGCGCCCGCCGAGGGGATCCCGATCGCGGCTGCCGAATGTGAGTTGGAGTTGGTCGGCCTGCTCGTCTTCCTCGATCCGCCCAAGGCGGGTGCCGGCGCGGCGCTGAAGCGGCTCAGCGATCTCGGTGTCGGGGTCAAGGTGCTGACCGGCGACAGCGCGCCGGTGGCACTCAAAGTCTGTGCCGACCTCGGGTTGACCGGCGGTGGTGCCCTGTCCGGCACCGACCTGGACTACCTCGACGATGCCGGGCTCGCCGCCGCGATCGCGACGACGACCGTATTCGCCAGGGTCAGCCCGGAGCAGAAGGCGCGGATCGTTCGAGTACAACGGCGCTCCGGCGGCGACGTCGCGTTTCTCGGCGACGGGGTCAACGACGCGCTCGCCCTGCACGCGGCCGACGTCGGGATATCGGTCGACTCCGGCACCGACGTCGCCAAGGACGCCGCCGACGTCATCTTGCTGGAGAAGGACCTGGACGTGCTGGCCGACGGGGTGGCCGAAGGGCGGCGGATCTTCGCCAACACGATCAAGTACGTGCTGATGGGCACGTCCAGCAACTTCGGCAACATGTTCAGCGCTGCCGGAGCATCGCTGTTCCTGCACTTCCTGCCGATGCTGCCCTCGCAGATCCTGCTCAACAACCTGCTCTACGACGCCGGACAACTGGCCATCCCGACCGACGACGTCGACGAGGAGCAGCTGCGCCGGCCCTCGCACTGGGACCTGGGGCTGATCCGCCGTTTCATGCTGGTCTTCGGTCCGATCAGCTCGATCTTCGACTTCGCGACCTTCGCCGTGATGCTGTGGGTCTTCGACGCCGGCCCGGCCGAGTTCCGCTCCGGCTGGTTCGTGGAGTCGCTCGCGACGCAGAGCCTGGTGGTGTTCGCGATCAGGACACGGCGGGTGCCGTTCGTGCGCAGCCGGCCGAGCCTGCCGTTGACGCTGACAGCGCTCGGCGCGGCCGGTATCGGGGCGCTGTTGCCGCTGACCCCGCTCGGCCACGTGCTCGGGTTCTGGGCCCTGCCGATGGGATTCTTCGCGACGCTCGCCGCGATGGTTGTGGTGTACCTGGTACTGATCGAGTTCGGCAAGCGGCTGTTCTACGCGCACGAGCGTGCGGAGGTTCCGCCGCACGCGCCGAAGCCGGGCCGGCACCTGCGCCGCCGCGCGTCCTACTTCAGCACCGCGAGCCGCGATCGGTCACCCGGCCCCGGCGATGCGACACGGTGA
- a CDS encoding acetate/propionate family kinase, giving the protein MDVLVVNAGSSSLKLRQIGAGDELLAAADLPAVDRLADGELDAALERLRADSGARAAAVGHRIVHGGAQFSAAVRIDPDVTAALRRLTDLAPLHQPKSLAALDVVTAALPGVPAVACFDTSFHSTMADSVYTYAVPREWQDRYGVRKYGFHGLSHAYCSARVAQILERSGLRVITCHLGAGASLAAVVDGRCVDTTMGFTPLDGLVMATRSGAIDPGLVLWLEEHERLRPREIADALEHRSGLLALAGSADMRVVERQAAAGDARARLALAVYLHRLVTSIGAMAAAAGGVDALAFTGGVGERAPAIRAAVAERLDHLGIAIDEELNASAGRDLDVSSRSARARTLVITAREDLQIARETRRVLWPAAGPR; this is encoded by the coding sequence GTGGATGTTCTCGTGGTCAACGCCGGATCCAGCAGCCTGAAGCTGCGCCAGATCGGCGCCGGCGACGAACTGCTCGCTGCCGCGGACCTGCCGGCTGTCGACCGGTTGGCGGACGGCGAGCTGGACGCGGCGCTCGAGCGGCTGCGGGCCGACAGCGGTGCCCGGGCGGCGGCCGTCGGCCACCGCATCGTCCACGGCGGCGCGCAGTTCTCGGCTGCGGTCCGGATCGATCCGGACGTGACCGCGGCGCTGCGCCGGTTGACCGACCTCGCGCCGCTGCACCAGCCCAAGTCGCTGGCCGCACTGGACGTGGTGACCGCCGCGCTGCCGGGCGTCCCCGCCGTCGCCTGCTTCGACACCTCGTTCCACAGCACGATGGCCGACTCGGTCTACACCTACGCGGTGCCGCGCGAGTGGCAGGACCGGTACGGCGTGCGCAAGTACGGCTTCCACGGCCTCTCGCACGCCTACTGTTCGGCGCGGGTGGCACAGATTCTGGAGCGCTCCGGGCTGCGCGTGATCACCTGCCACCTGGGGGCCGGGGCCTCGCTCGCCGCCGTGGTGGACGGGCGGTGCGTGGACACCACCATGGGATTCACGCCGCTCGACGGTCTGGTGATGGCCACCCGGTCCGGCGCGATCGATCCCGGGCTGGTGCTCTGGCTGGAGGAGCACGAGCGGCTGCGGCCGCGCGAGATCGCGGACGCCCTCGAACACCGCTCGGGCCTGCTCGCGCTGGCCGGTTCCGCCGACATGCGCGTGGTGGAGCGGCAGGCCGCGGCCGGCGATGCTCGGGCGCGGCTCGCCCTGGCGGTGTATCTGCACCGGCTGGTCACCTCGATCGGGGCGATGGCCGCGGCGGCCGGCGGAGTCGACGCGCTGGCGTTCACCGGCGGCGTGGGCGAGCGCGCCCCGGCGATCAGGGCGGCGGTTGCGGAGCGGCTGGATCATCTCGGGATCGCGATCGACGAAGAGCTGAACGCCTCTGCCGGTCGCGATCTCGACGTCAGCTCGAGATCCGCGCGCGCCCGGACGCTGGTGATCACCGCGCGAGAGGACCTGCAGATCGCACGAGAGACGCGTCGAGTGCTGTGGCCCGCCGCCGGGCCGCGATGA
- a CDS encoding hemerythrin domain-containing protein, which translates to MCEYCGCQDIPAIAELTAEHDRLRGLSRDLMDACETCDLDVARGLAGEMLRVLGPHTAVEEDGLFPALEAEYGNYVANLETEHQRVHAALENLFFVAPPASWPADTIAVLDLLFEHILKEQDGLFPAALATLDTKGWDGIIAARRRATALDASLVRSAGPLAR; encoded by the coding sequence ATGTGCGAGTACTGCGGCTGCCAGGACATCCCCGCCATCGCCGAACTCACCGCCGAGCACGACCGGTTGCGCGGGCTGAGCCGTGATCTCATGGACGCCTGCGAGACGTGCGACCTGGACGTTGCGCGTGGGCTCGCCGGCGAGATGCTGCGCGTGCTGGGGCCGCACACGGCGGTCGAGGAGGACGGGCTGTTCCCGGCGCTCGAAGCGGAGTACGGCAACTACGTGGCAAACCTGGAGACCGAACACCAGCGGGTCCACGCGGCGCTGGAGAACCTGTTCTTCGTCGCGCCGCCGGCCAGTTGGCCGGCGGACACCATCGCGGTGCTCGACCTGCTCTTCGAGCACATCCTCAAGGAACAGGACGGGCTGTTCCCCGCAGCCCTGGCCACCCTCGACACGAAGGGTTGGGACGGAATCATCGCGGCCCGGCGGCGGGCCACAGCACTCGACGCGTCTCTCGTGCGATCTGCAGGTCCTCTCGCGCGGTGA
- a CDS encoding MFS transporter has protein sequence MLGLATLGFALNFWAWALLSPLGVHFKAVLHLSSFQQALLVAVPVIVGSLGRIPVGALTDRFGGRIMFPLISFATIVPVLFIGEWGYRSYGALLVGGFFLGLGGTTFAVGVPFVNAWFPPKRRGFALGVFGAGMGGTAISALTTVKLMNARDIHAPFLLTAAVLAAFGILAAIVLRDAPDRVRPSEPLARRLRAAARLRVTWELSALYAVAFGGYVAFGVYLPTYLKSAYGLTQQDAANRMAGFVLLAVLARPIGGWLSDRIDPSRVLALAFGVVACSALLQASTPTLAPTGTIAFFAMALALGAASGAVFALVARRAPASMVGSVTGVVGAAGGLGGFVPPLVMGSVYSRYGSYAGGLAALAVVAAGCLLFCVVQSRANAVRPAAERA, from the coding sequence ATGCTCGGCCTCGCCACGCTCGGCTTCGCGCTGAACTTCTGGGCCTGGGCGCTGCTCAGCCCGCTCGGCGTGCACTTCAAGGCCGTGCTGCACCTGAGTTCCTTCCAGCAGGCGCTGCTCGTGGCCGTGCCCGTCATCGTCGGCTCGCTCGGCCGCATCCCGGTCGGCGCACTCACCGACCGGTTCGGCGGCCGGATCATGTTCCCGCTGATCTCGTTCGCCACCATCGTCCCGGTGCTGTTCATCGGCGAGTGGGGCTACCGGTCCTACGGCGCGCTGCTGGTGGGCGGCTTCTTCCTCGGGCTCGGCGGCACCACGTTCGCCGTCGGCGTCCCGTTCGTGAACGCCTGGTTCCCCCCGAAGCGACGCGGCTTCGCCCTCGGCGTGTTCGGCGCGGGCATGGGCGGTACCGCGATCAGCGCGCTCACCACCGTCAAGCTGATGAACGCACGCGACATCCACGCGCCGTTCCTGCTCACCGCCGCGGTGCTCGCCGCGTTCGGCATCCTTGCCGCGATCGTGCTGCGGGACGCCCCCGACCGGGTGCGGCCGAGCGAGCCACTGGCCCGTCGCCTGCGCGCAGCGGCCCGGCTGCGCGTGACCTGGGAGCTGTCCGCGCTGTACGCGGTCGCGTTCGGCGGGTACGTCGCCTTCGGCGTCTACCTGCCCACCTACCTGAAGTCGGCCTACGGGCTCACCCAGCAGGACGCCGCGAACCGGATGGCCGGGTTCGTGCTGCTCGCGGTTCTGGCCCGTCCGATCGGCGGTTGGCTGTCCGACCGCATCGATCCCAGCCGGGTGCTCGCGCTCGCGTTCGGTGTGGTGGCGTGCAGCGCGCTGCTCCAGGCGAGCACCCCGACGCTCGCCCCCACCGGAACCATCGCGTTCTTCGCCATGGCCCTCGCCCTCGGCGCCGCATCCGGCGCGGTGTTCGCGCTGGTCGCCCGGCGCGCACCCGCCTCGATGGTCGGCTCGGTCACCGGCGTGGTCGGGGCGGCCGGCGGGCTCGGTGGGTTCGTGCCGCCGCTGGTCATGGGCAGCGTCTACAGCCGCTACGGCAGCTACGCCGGCGGGCTCGCCGCCCTCGCGGTCGTCGCCGCCGGCTGCCTGCTGTTCTGCGTCGTGCAGAGCCGGGCGAACGCGGTTCGCCCGGCGGCCGAGCGAGCTTGA
- a CDS encoding STAS domain-containing protein yields the protein MAGVKDGPESAQLVTRSTVSDGVALVTVRGEVDLANVPALERALLPLLARSDVDVLVVDLSGVQFLDSSAIAVLLRARSSGKAVLLREPSTAVRQLIEVTGLGDVLRTES from the coding sequence ATGGCAGGTGTGAAGGACGGCCCGGAGTCTGCCCAGCTGGTGACGAGGTCCACCGTCAGCGACGGTGTCGCGCTGGTGACGGTTCGCGGGGAGGTCGATCTGGCCAACGTTCCGGCGCTGGAACGCGCGCTGCTCCCGTTGCTGGCCCGCAGCGACGTCGACGTACTGGTCGTGGACCTGTCCGGCGTGCAGTTCCTGGACAGCTCGGCCATCGCGGTGCTGCTGCGCGCCCGCAGCTCGGGCAAGGCAGTGCTCCTGCGCGAACCGTCGACGGCGGTGCGCCAGCTGATCGAGGTCACCGGGCTCGGGGACGTGTTGCGCACCGAATCGTGA
- a CDS encoding glutamate-cysteine ligase family protein — translation MGEDVPSREFTRADRQAYRTKVRTCLDVFARMLAESKFDFERPMTGLEIEFNLIDDAQDPAMRNARVLGAIANDDFQTELGQFNIEINVRPRALGGTALDELEAELRDSLNEAEKRARGEGAHIVMIGMLPTLTGEHLTGESLSANPRYRLINEQIFAARGEDLHIAIEGAERLSVHADTIAPEAACTSVQYHLQVSPQEYAAHWNAAQCLAGVQVALGANSPFLFGKQLWRETRIALFEQATDTRPEELKAQGVRPRVWFGERWITSIFDQFEENVRYFPALLPVTEDEDPVAVLARGDTPQLGELRMHNGTVYRWNRPVYDVYRGRPHLRVENRVLPAGPTVVDVLANGAFYYGALRMLAAADRPMWTQMSFQAAEDNFESAARLGIGAHLYWPGLGEVPVTELVLRRLLPLAHEGLAAWGVDAAVRERLLGIIEQRCITESNGAEWQVRTFHAVDDARQPLDRRDSLREMLRRYVELMHSNQPVHTWPID, via the coding sequence GTGGGCGAGGACGTGCCGAGCCGGGAGTTCACCCGCGCCGACCGGCAGGCCTACCGCACCAAGGTGCGCACCTGCCTGGACGTGTTCGCCCGGATGCTCGCCGAGTCCAAGTTCGACTTCGAGCGACCGATGACCGGGCTGGAGATCGAGTTCAACCTGATCGACGACGCGCAGGACCCGGCCATGCGCAACGCGCGGGTGCTCGGCGCCATCGCGAACGACGACTTCCAGACCGAGCTCGGCCAGTTCAACATCGAGATCAACGTGCGGCCGCGCGCCCTCGGCGGCACCGCGTTGGACGAGCTCGAGGCCGAACTGCGCGACAGCCTGAACGAGGCGGAGAAGCGGGCGCGCGGCGAGGGCGCGCACATCGTCATGATCGGCATGCTGCCCACCCTGACGGGCGAGCACCTCACCGGCGAGTCACTCAGTGCCAACCCGCGCTACCGCCTGATCAACGAGCAGATCTTCGCCGCGCGCGGCGAGGATCTGCACATCGCCATCGAGGGTGCCGAGCGGTTGTCGGTGCACGCGGACACCATCGCGCCGGAGGCCGCGTGCACGTCGGTGCAGTACCACCTGCAGGTCAGCCCGCAGGAGTACGCGGCACACTGGAACGCGGCGCAGTGCCTGGCCGGCGTGCAGGTCGCGCTGGGGGCGAACTCGCCGTTCCTGTTCGGCAAACAGCTGTGGCGCGAGACGCGGATCGCCCTGTTCGAGCAGGCCACGGATACCCGTCCGGAGGAGCTCAAGGCGCAGGGCGTGCGGCCGCGGGTGTGGTTCGGCGAGCGGTGGATCACCTCGATCTTCGACCAGTTCGAGGAGAACGTGCGCTACTTCCCGGCGCTGCTGCCGGTCACCGAGGACGAGGACCCGGTTGCCGTCCTCGCGCGCGGGGACACCCCGCAGCTCGGCGAGCTGCGGATGCACAACGGAACCGTCTACCGGTGGAACCGCCCGGTCTACGACGTGTACCGCGGCCGCCCGCACCTGCGCGTCGAGAACCGGGTGCTCCCCGCCGGGCCGACCGTGGTCGACGTGCTGGCCAACGGCGCGTTCTACTACGGCGCGCTGCGCATGCTGGCCGCGGCGGACCGGCCGATGTGGACGCAGATGTCCTTCCAGGCGGCCGAGGACAACTTCGAGTCCGCCGCGCGGCTCGGCATCGGCGCGCACCTCTACTGGCCCGGGCTCGGCGAGGTGCCGGTGACCGAACTGGTGCTGCGCCGGCTGCTGCCGCTCGCCCATGAGGGGCTGGCCGCGTGGGGTGTGGATGCCGCGGTCCGCGAGCGGCTGCTCGGCATCATCGAGCAGCGCTGCATCACGGAGAGCAACGGCGCCGAGTGGCAGGTGCGGACCTTTCACGCGGTCGATGACGCCCGGCAGCCCCTGGACCGCCGCGACTCGTTGCGCGAGATGCTGCGCCGCTACGTCGAGCTGATGCACAGCAACCAGCCGGTGCACACCTGGCCGATCGACTGA
- a CDS encoding DUF998 domain-containing protein: MQPAVGGTRVVRTLSAVSAVAVLCCVSAFVSLHVLPVSRRLNPVSVPLSNYALTPAGWLFNGGVLALIVGLLCLLAALVAAGELSRVSLPVLVTAGCCLALTGVVLFPNRTLPDGALTPAAELHWVAAMAAFAGLPVAPLLLARRHRMRVGCSGLPRVAGWLARGASIWFVALLGGSIMAFTDRSHVWHVGGVVERALAGSEILAALLLTVWLWRGCRCYRQDEAALVVETADAPLAAAA, translated from the coding sequence ATGCAGCCTGCGGTAGGCGGTACCCGGGTGGTGCGCACCCTGTCGGCGGTGTCGGCTGTGGCCGTGCTGTGCTGCGTGAGCGCGTTCGTCAGCCTGCACGTCCTGCCGGTCAGCCGGCGGCTCAACCCGGTGTCCGTCCCGTTGAGCAACTACGCGCTGACCCCGGCCGGCTGGCTGTTCAACGGCGGCGTGCTCGCCCTGATCGTCGGGCTGCTGTGCCTGCTCGCCGCCCTCGTCGCAGCCGGCGAGCTGTCCCGCGTGTCGTTGCCGGTGCTGGTGACCGCCGGCTGCTGCCTGGCGCTCACCGGCGTCGTGCTCTTCCCGAACCGGACGCTCCCGGACGGCGCGCTCACCCCGGCCGCGGAACTGCACTGGGTCGCCGCCATGGCTGCGTTCGCCGGGCTGCCGGTGGCGCCGCTGCTGCTCGCCCGGCGACACCGGATGCGGGTCGGCTGCTCGGGCCTGCCGCGGGTGGCCGGCTGGCTCGCCAGGGGCGCGAGCATCTGGTTCGTCGCGCTGCTCGGCGGCAGCATCATGGCCTTCACCGACCGCAGCCACGTCTGGCACGTCGGCGGTGTCGTGGAACGCGCGCTGGCCGGCAGCGAGATCCTCGCCGCGCTGCTGCTGACGGTGTGGCTCTGGCGTGGCTGCCGTTGCTACCGGCAGGACGAGGCGGCGCTGGTCGTCGAGACCGCCGACGCCCCGCTGGCCGCTGCCGCCTGA
- a CDS encoding YciI family protein — protein sequence MRYVILIHSNPRPWGHPTQLLTDEGRALPAEEHERMDREFDALMQEISASGELVTAEALADPATATLYRWNPPENLATDGPYAETKEQLAGFFLIDCRTRERAEQIAAHFAQPGGTVELRPAMWPGADDQ from the coding sequence GTGCGCTACGTGATCCTGATCCACAGCAACCCCCGACCATGGGGCCATCCCACCCAGCTGCTGACCGACGAGGGGCGTGCCCTGCCCGCGGAGGAGCACGAGCGGATGGACCGCGAGTTCGACGCACTGATGCAGGAGATCTCCGCGTCCGGCGAACTGGTCACCGCCGAGGCCCTGGCCGACCCGGCCACGGCCACGCTGTACCGCTGGAACCCGCCGGAGAACCTGGCCACCGACGGCCCCTACGCCGAGACGAAGGAGCAGCTGGCCGGCTTCTTCCTCATCGACTGCCGCACCCGCGAGCGTGCCGAGCAGATCGCGGCACACTTCGCCCAGCCCGGCGGCACGGTCGAGCTGCGTCCGGCGATGTGGCCCGGTGCCGACGACCAATGA
- a CDS encoding RNA polymerase sigma factor gives MIPGDPQDVWRECAPHVLGALVRRYGDFDAAEDALQDALLAAARHWPAEGQPADPTAWLVRVASRRLVDRWRADHARAEREQATARRTPPDEFVVPGADVAAAGDDSLWLLLLCCHPALPLPAQVALTLRAAGGLRTAQIARAFLVPEATMAQRISRAKARLRSAGARFTAPPAHELPARVSAVEHVLYLIFTEGHTSTDGPGLLDVSLSSEAIRLTRLLHRQLPERSELTGLLALMLLTDARRAARVGADGGLVPLAEQDRARWDTPRIAEGIALVEAALPSGPVGPFQLQAAIAAVHAEAERPEDTDWAQIAELYRMLADIAPNPVVTLNRAVAVAMVDGPDAGLAMVAPLLQDPRLRHNHRLPAVRAHLLELAGRGEQARAAYVAAARLATSIPEQRYLNGRAAALTGVVGSRAYRGARA, from the coding sequence ATGATCCCGGGCGATCCGCAGGACGTGTGGCGCGAGTGTGCGCCGCACGTCCTGGGCGCGCTGGTCCGCCGCTACGGCGACTTCGACGCCGCCGAGGACGCGCTGCAGGATGCACTGCTCGCGGCGGCCCGGCACTGGCCGGCCGAAGGACAACCTGCGGACCCGACGGCCTGGCTGGTGCGGGTCGCCTCGCGACGCCTGGTCGACCGGTGGCGCGCGGATCACGCCCGCGCCGAACGCGAGCAGGCGACGGCCAGGCGCACCCCGCCGGACGAGTTCGTGGTCCCGGGCGCCGACGTCGCGGCCGCCGGCGACGACTCACTGTGGTTGCTGCTGCTGTGCTGCCACCCCGCGTTGCCGTTGCCCGCGCAGGTCGCGCTCACCCTGCGCGCCGCCGGTGGGCTGCGCACCGCGCAGATCGCCCGCGCGTTCCTCGTCCCGGAGGCCACCATGGCGCAGCGGATCAGCCGGGCGAAGGCGCGGCTGCGGTCCGCCGGCGCGCGGTTCACGGCGCCGCCCGCGCACGAGCTGCCCGCCCGCGTGAGCGCGGTCGAGCACGTGCTGTACCTGATCTTCACCGAGGGTCACACCAGCACCGACGGGCCCGGCCTGCTCGACGTCTCGCTCAGCAGCGAGGCGATCCGGTTGACCCGGCTGCTGCACCGGCAGCTGCCGGAGCGCAGCGAGCTCACCGGCCTGCTCGCGCTGATGCTGCTCACCGACGCCCGCCGTGCCGCGCGGGTGGGAGCGGACGGTGGGCTGGTTCCGCTGGCCGAACAGGACCGCGCCCGCTGGGACACCCCGCGCATCGCCGAAGGCATCGCGCTCGTGGAGGCCGCGCTGCCCTCGGGGCCGGTGGGCCCGTTCCAACTGCAGGCGGCGATCGCTGCGGTGCACGCCGAGGCCGAGCGCCCCGAAGACACCGACTGGGCGCAGATTGCCGAGCTCTACCGGATGCTGGCCGACATCGCGCCGAACCCCGTCGTCACGCTGAACCGCGCGGTCGCGGTGGCCATGGTCGACGGCCCGGACGCCGGGCTGGCCATGGTCGCGCCGCTGCTGCAGGACCCGCGGCTGCGCCACAACCACCGGCTTCCCGCCGTGCGCGCGCACCTGCTCGAGCTGGCCGGCCGGGGCGAGCAGGCGCGCGCCGCCTACGTAGCGGCCGCGCGACTGGCGACCAGCATCCCCGAGCAGCGTTACCTCAACGGCCGCGCGGCGGCGCTCACCGGCGTCGTCGGTTCGCGGGCCTACCGTGGCGCTCGTGCATGA
- a CDS encoding DNA glycosylase AlkZ-like family protein: MHELSRTDARRIAVRAQLLDSCRPAGLLDTVNRLTLLQADPTDAVAPNADLVVWTRLGSAYYRDELTAALRGGALVEFRMLIRPAEDIALFRAEMQAWGEPGGAPGWRHSQSDWVQANDAFRREILDRLEREGPLTSREVPDTAAIPWKSSGWNDNRNVTMMFEFLELRGEVATAGRRGRDRLWDLAERVFPDDEPVPLADALRIRAERRLASLGIARVRAAATPGEPLDVGDVGEPAVVDRVRGEWRVDPDQLGQLGQPFGGRAALLSPLDRLVYDRKRMVELFEFDYQLEMYKPSAARRWGFWAMPILYGDALVGKLDASADHKAGVLRVKAIHEDVPFSAAMAEAIHAEIADLAEWLELELVLPS, translated from the coding sequence GTGCATGAGCTCTCGCGGACCGACGCGCGCCGGATAGCGGTGCGTGCCCAGTTACTGGACTCGTGTCGTCCGGCCGGGCTGCTGGACACCGTCAACCGGCTGACGCTGCTGCAGGCCGACCCCACCGACGCCGTCGCGCCGAACGCCGATCTGGTGGTCTGGACCCGGCTGGGCTCGGCGTACTACCGCGACGAACTTACCGCCGCGCTGCGAGGCGGGGCGCTGGTCGAGTTTCGCATGCTGATCCGACCCGCTGAGGACATCGCGCTGTTCCGCGCGGAGATGCAGGCCTGGGGCGAGCCCGGCGGCGCGCCGGGCTGGCGCCACTCGCAGTCGGACTGGGTGCAGGCCAACGACGCGTTCCGCCGGGAGATCCTCGACCGGCTCGAGCGCGAGGGCCCGTTGACCTCGCGCGAAGTTCCGGATACCGCCGCAATACCGTGGAAATCGAGTGGCTGGAACGACAACCGCAACGTCACGATGATGTTCGAGTTCCTGGAGTTGCGCGGCGAAGTTGCCACGGCGGGGCGGCGCGGACGGGACCGGCTGTGGGACCTGGCCGAGCGGGTCTTCCCGGACGACGAGCCGGTCCCGCTCGCGGACGCGCTGCGCATCCGGGCCGAGCGCCGGCTGGCGTCGCTGGGTATCGCCCGGGTTCGAGCAGCCGCGACGCCGGGAGAACCGCTGGACGTCGGCGACGTGGGCGAGCCCGCGGTCGTCGACCGCGTCCGGGGCGAATGGCGGGTGGACCCTGATCAGCTCGGGCAGCTCGGGCAGCCGTTCGGCGGGCGGGCCGCGTTGCTGTCACCGCTGGATCGCCTGGTGTACGACCGCAAGCGGATGGTCGAGCTGTTCGAGTTCGACTACCAGCTGGAGATGTACAAGCCGTCCGCCGCCCGGCGCTGGGGGTTCTGGGCGATGCCGATCCTCTACGGCGACGCCCTGGTCGGCAAGCTCGATGCGAGCGCCGACCACAAGGCCGGCGTGCTGCGCGTGAAGGCGATCCATGAGGACGTCCCGTTCAGCGCCGCGATGGCCGAGGCGATCCACGCCGAGATCGCCGACCTGGCCGAGTGGCTCGAACTCGAACTCGTCCTGCCCTCCTGA